One genomic segment of Tripterygium wilfordii isolate XIE 37 chromosome 9, ASM1340144v1, whole genome shotgun sequence includes these proteins:
- the LOC120004991 gene encoding probable WRKY transcription factor 50 → MLTTRLELPYCLKSMSGYNSWPPCSPENENGKFELSEQYFIDDWLEEDPSTYVLSDSPGQNLQRYQESVHDSGGSSSHEGPSSGEKKEAKERFAFKTKSEIEVLDDGFKWRKYGKKMVKNSPNPRNYYRCSVEGCPVKKRVERDREDPRYVITTYEGVHNHQSSS, encoded by the exons ATGTTAACAACTCGTTTAGAGTTACCTTATTGTCTCAAATCAATGTCTGGTTATAATTCTTGGCCGCCATGTTCACCTGAGAATGAGAATGGCAAGTTTGAGCTCTCAGAACAGTATTTCATTGATGACTGGCTAGAGGAAGATCCATCAACTTATGTACTTTCAGACTCTCCTGGTCAGAACCTACAACGTTATCAAGAAAGTGTACATGACTCGGGGGGATCAAGTAGCCACGAAGGACCAAGTAGTG GAGAGAAGAAGGAAGCTAAAGAAAGATTTGCATTCAAAACCAAATCGGAAATCGAAGTACTGGATGATGGTTTCAAGTGGAGAAAGTATGggaagaagatggtgaagaaCAGCCCAAACCCACG GAATTACTACAGGTGCTCTGTGGAAGGTTGTCCTGTGAAGAAGAGGGTCGAAAGAGATAGAGAGGATCCAAGATATGTTATAACAACCTATGAGGGCGTCCATAACCATCAAAGCTCATCTTAA
- the LOC120004989 gene encoding (S)-coclaurine N-methyltransferase-like, with translation MEGLVQVPYDATVKLMLASLERNLLPDAVVRRLTRLLLASRLRSGYKSSSELQLSDVVHFAHSLKEMPIAIKTDEPKTQHYELPTSFFKLVLGKHLKYSCCYFPDKSSTLEDAEKAMFELYCERSKLKDGQTVLDVGCGWGSLSLYIAQKYRNCKVTGICNSTTQKAHIEEQCRNLQLQNVEIIVADISTFEMDASYDRIFSIEMFEHMKNYKDLLKKISKWMNEDSLLFIHYFCHKAFAYHFEDINDDDWITRHFFTGGTMPSSNLLLYFQDDVSVVDHWLVNGKHYAQTSEEWLKRMDQNLASIKPIMESTYGNDQAVKWTVYWRTFFIAVAELFNYNDGEEWMVALFLFRRK, from the exons ATGGAAGGGTTGGTGCAGGTACCATACGATGCAACGGTGAAGCTAATGCTGGCTTCACTGGAGCGAAATCTGTTACCGGACGCTGTCGTGCGGAGGCTTACACGGTTGCTCTTGGCCAGCCGCCTTCGCTCCGGTTACAAGTCCTCCTCTGAACTACAGCTCTCCGACGTCGTGCACTTTGCGCATT CTCTGAAAGAGATGCCAATTGCTATCAAGACTGATGAACCAAAAACCCAACATTATGAACTACCAACCTCTTTCTTCAAACTGGTACTTGGCAAACATCTCAAGTACAG CTGTTGCTACTTTCCTGATAAGTCGAGCACCTTAGAGGATGCTGAGAAAGCAATGTTTGAGCTTTACTGTGAAAGGTCAAAGTTAAAAGATGGTCAAACTGTTCTTGATGTTGGGTGTGGCTGGGGGTCGCTCTCTCTTTACATTGCCCAAAAATACAGAAATTGCAAGGTTACAGGGATTTGCAACTCAACAACACAGAAAGCTCATATTGAGGAACAATGCCG GAATCTTCAGCTACAAAATGTGGAGATTATTGTTGCAGATATTAGCACATTTGAAATGGATGCATCTTATGACCGTATATTCTCCATTGAAATGTTTGAG CATATGAAGAACTACAAGGATCTTCTcaagaaaatatcaaagtggatgAATGAGGATAGCCTTCTTTTCATTCATTATTTTTGCCATAAAGCATTTGCTTATCATTTCGAG GATATAAATGATGATGACTGGATTACTAGGCACTTCTTCACTGGAGGAACAATGCCTTCATCAAATCTACTGCTTTATTTTCAG GATGATGTTTCTGTTGTTGATCACTGGCTTGTGAATGGGAAGCACTACGCACAAACAAG TGAAGAGTGGCTCAAAAGAATGGACCAGAACTTGGCTTCTATCAAGCCGATAATGGAGTCTACATATGGCAACGATCAGGCAGTCAAGTGGACTGTATACTGGAGAACATTCTTTATTGCAGTCGCGGAGCTCTTTAATTACAATGATGGAGAAGAATGGATGGTTGCGCTATTCCTATTTAGAAGGAAGTAA